A genomic segment from Pseudomonas sessilinigenes encodes:
- a CDS encoding GNAT family N-acetyltransferase → MDRARALALEYAENQYLRTRVEGLANLPGNPYRASLQGDSTCGAFVVASNPSPMLNRVHGDQERDAGKLASLLQVCSACNPAIALIAASARIAPTLELQGQLLQRLKGWTHGQFFAPVEAIPASPACSDIESVDLSTLESFCVLHREAFNAPAAARPVTQAAFGALLDDARGHLYLIREQGVAVAGAALFIADNGVAYLGTAFTTKAARGQGYHRALIAHRLHRAVALGARSVAATALVNSQSRRNLEHGGLRLSHLQALYRAVP, encoded by the coding sequence ATGGATCGCGCGCGCGCGTTGGCGCTGGAATATGCAGAAAACCAATACCTGCGGACCCGGGTCGAGGGGCTGGCGAACTTGCCGGGCAACCCCTATCGGGCAAGCTTGCAGGGCGACTCGACGTGTGGGGCGTTCGTCGTCGCCAGCAACCCCAGCCCGATGCTGAATCGGGTGCACGGTGACCAGGAGCGAGATGCCGGGAAGCTGGCCAGCTTGTTGCAGGTTTGCAGCGCCTGTAACCCGGCGATCGCACTGATCGCCGCATCGGCCAGGATCGCACCCACCCTGGAGCTGCAAGGGCAACTGCTGCAACGCCTGAAGGGCTGGACCCATGGGCAATTCTTTGCGCCCGTGGAGGCGATCCCGGCCTCGCCGGCGTGTTCGGATATCGAGTCAGTGGATCTGTCGACCCTGGAAAGCTTCTGTGTGCTGCACCGCGAGGCATTCAACGCACCCGCGGCTGCCCGGCCGGTTACCCAAGCGGCTTTCGGCGCCTTGCTCGACGATGCTCGCGGGCACTTGTACCTGATACGCGAACAGGGTGTCGCGGTGGCCGGTGCGGCGTTGTTCATCGCCGACAACGGCGTGGCCTACCTGGGCACCGCCTTTACCACCAAGGCTGCGCGGGGCCAGGGTTATCACCGGGCCCTGATCGCCCACAGGTTGCACAGGGCCGTCGCCCTCGGCGCTCGGAGTGTGGCGGCCACGGCGCTGGTGAACTCCCAGAGCCGGCGCAACCTGGAGCACGGCGGCTTGCGCCTTTCCCACCTGCAAGCGCTGTATCGGGCCGTGCCTTAA
- a CDS encoding SMI1/KNR4 family protein: MSEQHDTNADWPPAGCPPLAWPDLPDQATRLAWYRAAIGAYGALWEGHINEPELTPVSEDALQALEQRLGCPLPPALRDYHRQLGVLSLAETLCSVEPGDISIQPLLEAYPGIVEIDEQYLDLALAQRLVAFGDYLGNGNLFCFERDTGAVYYFDHDSGMALTPFFDSPQDYLDALMLLCLAEVHDDDDGVEALISQRYGEDLLRKWRY; this comes from the coding sequence ATGTCAGAACAACACGACACCAATGCCGACTGGCCACCGGCCGGCTGCCCACCCCTGGCCTGGCCGGACCTGCCCGATCAGGCCACGCGCCTGGCCTGGTACCGGGCGGCGATTGGCGCCTACGGCGCGCTATGGGAAGGACACATCAACGAACCCGAGCTGACGCCCGTCAGCGAAGACGCCTTGCAAGCCCTGGAACAGCGCCTGGGCTGCCCGCTGCCACCGGCGCTGCGTGACTATCACCGCCAGCTGGGGGTGCTGTCCCTGGCCGAGACCCTGTGCAGCGTCGAGCCCGGCGACATCTCGATCCAGCCTCTGCTGGAGGCCTACCCCGGCATCGTCGAGATCGACGAGCAATACCTGGACCTGGCACTGGCGCAAAGGCTGGTGGCCTTCGGCGACTACCTGGGCAACGGCAACCTGTTCTGCTTCGAGCGCGACACCGGCGCGGTCTACTACTTCGACCACGATAGCGGCATGGCCCTGACGCCTTTCTTCGATTCGCCGCAGGACTACCTGGATGCGCTGATGCTGCTGTGCCTGGCCGAGGTACATGACGACGATGACGGCGTCGAAGCGCTGATCAGCCAGCGCTATGGCGAGGATCTGCTACGCAAGTGGCGCTACTGA
- a CDS encoding response regulator transcription factor — protein MEQAKRVLVVEDDQHIAELIALHLRDEHLQVVHSADGTEGLRLLEQGGWDALILDLMLPGVDGLEICRRARAMTRYTPIIITSARSSEMHRILGLELGADDYLAKPFSVLELVARVKALLRRVDALARNLKLDSGSLALDGLAIDPLTRDANLDGRRLDLTPREFDLLYFFARQPGKVFSRMDLLNAVWGYNHEGYEHTVNTHINRLRAKIESDPAQPARILTVWGRGYKFATQEPT, from the coding sequence ATGGAACAAGCCAAACGCGTGCTGGTGGTCGAGGATGACCAGCACATTGCCGAGCTGATTGCGCTGCATTTGCGCGACGAACACCTGCAAGTGGTGCACAGCGCCGACGGCACCGAGGGCCTGCGCCTGCTGGAACAGGGGGGCTGGGACGCGCTGATCCTGGACCTGATGCTGCCCGGGGTCGACGGCCTGGAGATCTGTCGCCGCGCCCGGGCCATGACCCGCTACACGCCGATCATCATCACCAGTGCCCGCTCCAGCGAGATGCATCGCATCCTTGGCCTGGAACTGGGCGCCGACGACTACCTGGCCAAGCCGTTCTCGGTGCTCGAGCTGGTGGCCCGGGTCAAGGCGCTGCTGCGCCGGGTCGATGCGCTGGCACGCAACCTCAAGCTGGACAGCGGCAGCCTCGCCCTCGACGGCCTGGCCATCGATCCGCTGACCCGCGACGCCAACCTGGACGGGCGGCGCCTGGACCTCACGCCGCGGGAGTTCGACCTCCTGTATTTCTTCGCCCGCCAGCCGGGCAAGGTGTTCTCGCGCATGGACCTGCTCAATGCCGTCTGGGGCTACAACCACGAAGGCTACGAGCACACCGTCAACACCCATATCAATCGCTTGCGGGCCAAGATCGAAAGCGACCCGGCACAGCCCGCGCGGATCCTCACGGTCTGGGGCCGCGGCTACAAGTTCGCCACCCAGGAGCCGACATGA
- a CDS encoding 5-guanidino-2-oxopentanoate decarboxylase, with protein sequence MTTCAQSLVRLLEGYGVDTVFGIPGVHTVELYRGLHGSRLRHVSPRHEQGAGFMADGYARASGKPGVCFIITGPGMTNILTAMGQAYADSVPMLVISTVNRREHLRLGHGHLHELPDQRAMVAGVCAFSHTLQSPAELPEILARAFALFKCARPRPVHIEIPLDVLEMPAADLNLMPRSLPGAPAPAGDSLAAALALLDAAHRPLILAGGGARGCAQVLQQLAERLQAPVALTTNARGLLPQAHPLLLDGVQSAAHGRALIDEADVVLAVGTELGETDYDFFGLGPLRFKGSLIRLDIDPLQVMGVQRAHVGLLGDARQGLQALLEQVAPQSTRRRWAVDSVQRVNQAERASWSPRQRGLQGLLDLLRDNLDAPILVGDSTQPVYQGACGYQAPAPASWFNAGSGYGTLGYGLPAAMGAKLAQPERPVVALVGDGGLQFTSGELIAACEAQIGVILLVWNNQCYGEIRDYMHARDIQPLGVDILTPDFQALARSCHVAHHQADSPEQLQELLANLAGTRQPVMIEVDAGAYLALD encoded by the coding sequence ATGACCACCTGTGCGCAGTCGCTGGTTCGTTTGCTGGAAGGTTATGGCGTGGACACGGTGTTCGGGATTCCCGGGGTGCACACGGTGGAGCTGTATCGCGGCCTGCATGGCAGCCGCCTGCGCCACGTCAGCCCGCGCCACGAACAGGGCGCGGGGTTCATGGCCGACGGCTACGCCCGGGCCAGCGGCAAGCCCGGGGTGTGCTTCATCATCACCGGCCCGGGCATGACCAACATTCTCACCGCCATGGGCCAGGCCTACGCCGACTCGGTGCCCATGCTGGTGATCTCCACGGTCAACCGGCGCGAGCACCTGCGCCTGGGGCACGGCCACCTGCACGAGCTGCCGGACCAGCGGGCGATGGTGGCCGGGGTCTGCGCCTTCAGCCATACCCTGCAGTCGCCGGCGGAGTTGCCGGAGATCCTGGCCCGGGCCTTTGCCCTGTTCAAATGCGCGCGCCCACGGCCGGTGCATATCGAGATTCCCCTGGACGTGCTGGAGATGCCGGCCGCCGACCTCAACCTGATGCCGCGCAGCCTGCCCGGTGCGCCGGCTCCGGCCGGGGACTCGTTGGCCGCGGCGCTGGCCCTGCTCGATGCTGCCCACCGTCCGCTGATCCTCGCCGGTGGCGGGGCCCGGGGTTGTGCCCAGGTGCTGCAGCAACTGGCCGAGCGCCTGCAAGCCCCGGTGGCACTGACCACCAACGCCCGGGGCTTGCTGCCCCAGGCCCACCCGCTGTTGCTCGATGGGGTGCAGTCGGCGGCCCATGGCCGGGCACTGATCGACGAGGCGGACGTGGTGTTGGCAGTGGGTACCGAACTGGGCGAGACCGACTACGACTTCTTTGGCCTGGGGCCGCTGCGCTTCAAGGGCTCGCTGATCCGCCTGGATATCGACCCGTTGCAGGTCATGGGGGTGCAACGGGCCCATGTCGGCCTGTTGGGCGATGCCCGGCAGGGCTTGCAGGCGCTGCTGGAGCAGGTCGCCCCGCAGAGCACTCGTCGGCGCTGGGCGGTGGACAGCGTGCAACGGGTGAACCAGGCCGAACGCGCCAGCTGGAGCCCCAGGCAGCGAGGGCTGCAAGGTTTGCTGGACCTGCTGCGCGATAACCTCGACGCCCCCATCCTGGTGGGCGACTCGACCCAGCCGGTGTACCAGGGCGCGTGCGGCTACCAGGCCCCCGCTCCAGCCAGCTGGTTCAACGCCGGAAGCGGCTACGGCACCCTGGGCTATGGCCTGCCGGCGGCCATGGGCGCCAAGCTGGCGCAACCCGAGCGACCGGTGGTGGCTCTGGTGGGCGATGGCGGCCTGCAATTCACCAGCGGCGAACTGATCGCGGCCTGTGAAGCACAGATCGGCGTGATCCTGCTGGTGTGGAACAACCAGTGCTATGGCGAGATCCGTGACTACATGCACGCCCGCGACATTCAACCGTTGGGGGTGGACATCCTCACTCCGGATTTCCAGGCCCTGGCTCGCAGTTGCCATGTGGCTCATCACCAGGCCGACAGCCCCGAGCAGTTGCAAGAGCTGTTGGCGAATCTTGCGGGCACTCGCCAACCGGTGATGATCGAAGTCGACGCCGGGGCCTATCTGGCGCTGGACTGA
- a CDS encoding amidohydrolase family protein translates to MTVKLGAIDAWAQPANGRARALLPEVARLFEKSGSAHLLDQPVSIEQTVALMDQAGVEKLMLSAWCRPEGWVFSNDEVAAYTRAFPERFVGVATVDLSRPMAALAELDRAVGELGCKALRIVPWLWKLPPNHRLYYPLYAKCIELGIPFCTQVGHTGPLMPSETGRPVPYLDDVALDFPELVIVGGHIGHPWTDEMIGLAWKHDNIHIDTSAHLPAYYPPQLLQFIRTYGQDKVLFGSNFPQLSLKKCLEQVQALELPPSIADKFLQGNARRVFRL, encoded by the coding sequence ATGACCGTGAAACTGGGAGCCATCGATGCCTGGGCGCAGCCGGCCAACGGCCGCGCGCGGGCGCTGTTGCCGGAAGTCGCCCGGCTGTTCGAGAAGTCCGGCTCGGCGCACCTGCTTGACCAGCCGGTGAGTATCGAGCAGACCGTGGCGCTGATGGATCAGGCCGGGGTGGAAAAACTCATGCTCAGCGCCTGGTGCCGGCCCGAGGGCTGGGTGTTCAGCAACGATGAAGTGGCGGCCTATACCCGGGCCTTTCCCGAGCGTTTCGTCGGTGTGGCCACGGTGGACCTGAGTCGGCCCATGGCAGCCCTGGCCGAGCTCGATCGGGCGGTGGGCGAACTGGGTTGCAAGGCCTTGCGCATCGTGCCCTGGCTCTGGAAGCTGCCGCCCAACCACCGCCTGTATTACCCGCTGTATGCCAAGTGCATCGAGCTTGGGATTCCCTTTTGTACCCAGGTCGGCCATACCGGGCCGTTGATGCCCTCGGAGACCGGGCGGCCGGTGCCGTATCTGGATGACGTGGCCCTGGACTTTCCGGAGTTGGTGATCGTCGGTGGGCACATCGGCCATCCCTGGACCGACGAGATGATCGGCCTGGCCTGGAAACACGACAATATCCACATCGACACCTCGGCCCACCTGCCGGCCTACTACCCGCCGCAACTGCTGCAGTTCATCCGCACCTACGGCCAGGACAAGGTCTTGTTCGGCAGCAACTTCCCCCAGCTGTCGCTGAAAAAATGCCTGGAGCAGGTCCAGGCCCTGGAACTTCCGCCGTCGATTGCGGACAAATTCCTCCAGGGCAATGCCCGTCGGGTTTTTCGCTTGTAG
- a CDS encoding GNAT family N-acetyltransferase, which yields MLIRDACAEDSEALWQFLADNGWRHRIGTREYFSQLLANSQRTAVALHDNSIIGFARGLSDGLSNGYLSMVVVAQHYRRQGTGRALVHWVMGDNPQITWVLRAGRPGAAEFFSTLGFEPSDIAMERKRHSA from the coding sequence ATGCTGATTCGAGACGCCTGCGCTGAAGACAGCGAAGCCCTGTGGCAATTTCTCGCGGACAACGGCTGGCGCCATCGCATTGGTACCCGCGAGTACTTCAGCCAATTGCTGGCCAACTCCCAGCGCACGGCGGTGGCCCTGCACGACAACAGCATCATCGGTTTTGCCCGCGGCCTCAGCGATGGGCTCTCCAACGGCTACCTGTCCATGGTGGTGGTTGCCCAGCACTATCGGCGGCAAGGTACAGGCCGGGCCCTGGTGCACTGGGTGATGGGCGACAACCCGCAGATCACCTGGGTCCTGCGCGCCGGTCGTCCCGGGGCAGCGGAATTTTTCAGCACACTGGGCTTCGAGCCCTCGGACATCGCCATGGAGCGCAAGCGCCATAGCGCCTGA
- the msrB gene encoding peptide-methionine (R)-S-oxide reductase MsrB, which produces MFTRRQLLAAGAGLGVATLALKALPWQGGEGRLVGAAQADEAFEVSHTDNQWRTLLSPEQYRVLRQEGTERAYSSALNDEHRAGTFACAGCALALFSSTTKFDSHTGWPSFWAPLEQAVAQRSDRSLGMQRTEVHCRRCGGHLGHVFDDGPAPTGLRYCMNGLAMNFTVQAA; this is translated from the coding sequence ATGTTCACACGGCGACAATTGCTGGCGGCAGGTGCAGGTCTTGGGGTGGCCACCCTGGCCCTGAAGGCGCTGCCCTGGCAGGGCGGTGAAGGCCGCCTGGTGGGGGCGGCCCAGGCTGATGAGGCGTTTGAGGTCAGCCACACCGACAACCAGTGGCGCACCTTGCTCAGCCCCGAGCAGTACCGGGTACTGCGCCAGGAGGGTACCGAACGGGCCTACAGCAGTGCGCTCAACGACGAGCACCGCGCGGGCACCTTCGCCTGTGCCGGCTGCGCCCTGGCGCTGTTTTCCTCGACCACCAAATTCGACAGTCATACCGGCTGGCCAAGCTTCTGGGCCCCGCTGGAGCAGGCAGTGGCGCAGCGCAGCGATCGTTCTTTGGGCATGCAGCGCACCGAAGTGCACTGCCGGCGCTGTGGCGGCCACCTGGGGCATGTATTCGATGATGGCCCGGCCCCTACCGGCCTGCGCTACTGCATGAACGGGCTGGCCATGAACTTCACCGTGCAAGCGGCCTGA
- a CDS encoding cytochrome c biogenesis protein DipZ, translating into MWLLLLAYLGGVLTIVSPCILPVLPFVFARTGQPFLRSGLPLLLGMALTFAVVASLAAVGGAWVVQANQYGRWLALLCVALFGLTLLLPRLAERLTRPLVAVGGRLSEAAGHDPRPRPGASLLIGVATGLLWAPCAGPILGLLLTGAALQGANLATSLLLLAYAGGAATSLAVALLLGGKVFAAMKRSLGAGEWLRKGLGAAMLAGVAAIAMGWDTGILARLSTASTAGLEQVLVGRLAGGAATPEGAMQAQDHPGGAMMAAAGAMSAPALPVQGQLPPLSGAVQWLNSPPLSAEALKGKVVLVDFWTYSCINCLRSLPYVKAWAEKYRDQGLVVIGVHAPEFAFERDVGNVTKAVKDLGIDYPVAIDNDYRIWRAFDNQYWPAHYFADAQGRIRYHHFGEGEYAESERVIQQLLREAGNAQVTGGLIQAEAQGVQQAADMNEVRSPETYVGYQRSENFVPQASLAPDTVAAYAVPAQLALNDWGLRGQWKVGAESARSTAPGGALVYRFHARDLHLVLGPGVDGKPVRFKVLIDGQAPGADHGVDVAPDGSGQVTEQRLYQLVRQAGDVAEHTFSIEFLEPGVQAYAFTFG; encoded by the coding sequence ATGTGGCTACTGCTTCTCGCTTATCTCGGTGGTGTGCTGACCATTGTCAGCCCCTGCATTCTGCCGGTATTGCCCTTTGTCTTCGCTCGCACCGGCCAGCCGTTCTTGCGCAGTGGCTTGCCGCTGTTGCTGGGCATGGCCCTGACCTTCGCCGTGGTCGCGAGCCTGGCGGCGGTCGGCGGCGCCTGGGTGGTGCAAGCCAATCAGTACGGTCGCTGGCTCGCGTTGCTGTGCGTAGCACTGTTCGGGCTGACGCTGCTGCTGCCGCGGTTGGCCGAGCGCCTGACCCGGCCGCTGGTGGCGGTGGGCGGGCGGCTGTCGGAGGCTGCCGGCCACGACCCACGGCCGCGGCCCGGCGCTTCATTGTTGATCGGCGTTGCCACCGGCCTGCTCTGGGCGCCGTGCGCCGGGCCGATTCTCGGGCTGTTGCTGACCGGTGCGGCATTGCAGGGCGCCAACCTCGCGACCAGCCTGCTGTTGCTGGCCTACGCGGGCGGTGCTGCGACCTCGCTGGCCGTGGCGCTGTTGCTCGGTGGCAAGGTGTTCGCCGCCATGAAGCGCTCCCTGGGCGCCGGTGAATGGCTGCGCAAGGGCCTGGGGGCAGCGATGCTCGCCGGGGTCGCGGCGATTGCCATGGGCTGGGACACCGGGATTCTGGCGCGTCTTTCCACGGCCTCCACCGCCGGCCTGGAGCAGGTCCTGGTGGGACGGTTGGCGGGTGGGGCGGCCACACCGGAGGGGGCGATGCAGGCGCAGGACCACCCCGGCGGCGCAATGATGGCTGCCGCTGGCGCCATGTCCGCGCCGGCCTTGCCGGTGCAGGGCCAGTTGCCGCCACTGAGTGGCGCCGTGCAGTGGCTCAACTCGCCCCCCCTGAGTGCCGAGGCGCTGAAGGGCAAGGTGGTACTGGTGGATTTCTGGACCTACTCCTGCATCAACTGCCTGCGCAGCCTGCCCTATGTCAAAGCCTGGGCCGAGAAGTACCGCGACCAGGGGCTGGTGGTGATCGGTGTACACGCCCCGGAATTCGCCTTCGAACGGGACGTGGGCAATGTCACCAAGGCCGTGAAGGACTTGGGCATCGACTACCCCGTGGCCATCGATAACGACTACCGGATCTGGCGTGCCTTCGACAACCAGTATTGGCCGGCGCACTACTTCGCCGATGCCCAGGGGCGCATTCGCTACCACCACTTCGGCGAGGGTGAGTACGCCGAGTCGGAGCGAGTGATCCAGCAACTGCTGCGCGAGGCCGGCAATGCCCAGGTCACCGGTGGCTTGATCCAGGCCGAGGCCCAGGGGGTGCAGCAAGCGGCGGACATGAACGAGGTGCGCTCGCCGGAAACCTACGTCGGCTACCAGCGCTCGGAGAATTTCGTGCCCCAGGCCAGCCTGGCGCCGGACACCGTCGCGGCCTATGCCGTGCCAGCGCAGTTGGCGCTGAACGACTGGGGCCTGCGCGGGCAGTGGAAGGTCGGGGCCGAAAGTGCTCGATCCACTGCGCCAGGCGGGGCGCTGGTGTACCGCTTTCACGCCCGTGACCTGCACCTGGTACTGGGTCCGGGGGTGGATGGCAAGCCGGTGCGCTTCAAGGTGCTGATCGACGGCCAGGCACCGGGGGCGGACCACGGCGTGGATGTGGCGCCCGACGGCAGCGGCCAGGTGACCGAGCAGCGCCTGTACCAGTTGGTGCGTCAGGCCGGCGATGTGGCGGAGCACACCTTCAGCATCGAGTTTCTCGAACCAGGGGTGCAGGCCTATGCCTTCACTTTTGGTTGA
- a CDS encoding HIT family protein: MNCIFCQIVAATLPAAVVYRDEHCLAFMDVHPLGQGHVLLIPQSHVEKLDQLPGFVRQHLYQVFDGLVAAQRRAGFGVEGTHLLVNDGRATNQHIPHAHMHLIPRRSGDGLGFAGRLLLHFTGLFGRKASLASLQEQAARIAEEVRVPWVSETPAGGR; this comes from the coding sequence ATGAACTGCATTTTCTGCCAGATTGTCGCTGCAACCCTGCCCGCGGCCGTGGTCTACCGCGATGAGCATTGCCTGGCCTTCATGGACGTGCACCCCCTGGGGCAGGGCCATGTGCTGCTGATTCCCCAGTCCCATGTGGAAAAGCTCGACCAGTTGCCCGGTTTCGTCCGCCAGCACCTGTACCAGGTGTTCGATGGCCTGGTGGCCGCGCAGCGTCGTGCCGGCTTCGGCGTGGAGGGCACGCACCTGTTGGTCAACGATGGCCGGGCCACCAACCAGCATATTCCCCATGCCCACATGCACCTGATCCCCCGGCGCAGCGGCGATGGCCTCGGGTTCGCCGGTCGCCTGCTGCTGCACTTCACGGGATTGTTCGGGCGCAAGGCCAGCCTCGCGAGCCTGCAGGAACAGGCTGCGCGTATCGCTGAAGAAGTACGGGTGCCCTGGGTCAGTGAAACGCCGGCAGGCGGCCGCTGA
- a CDS encoding DUF3592 domain-containing protein encodes MANSTPSRLGKIFQGLLFALIGVGLLVIAANLTLERREFLASAQSADGIVSDLNAGGSHPEIAFTTASGERISYPQGGFIFGYQKDQPVRVYYQPDRAANSAVIDDPAALWATPGVLGLIGLVFVIAGLVGISSQRGRRAAHPLKGL; translated from the coding sequence ATGGCTAACTCCACCCCGTCACGCCTCGGTAAAATCTTCCAGGGCCTGCTGTTTGCCCTGATCGGCGTCGGCCTGCTGGTCATCGCCGCCAATCTCACCCTCGAACGCCGCGAGTTCCTCGCCAGTGCCCAGAGCGCCGACGGCATCGTCAGCGACCTGAATGCCGGTGGCTCGCACCCCGAGATCGCCTTCACCACCGCGAGTGGAGAAAGGATTTCCTACCCCCAGGGCGGTTTCATCTTCGGTTACCAGAAAGACCAGCCGGTCCGGGTCTACTACCAGCCCGACCGCGCGGCCAACAGTGCGGTCATCGACGATCCGGCGGCCCTCTGGGCCACTCCAGGCGTGCTGGGCCTGATCGGCCTGGTGTTCGTCATTGCCGGTCTTGTCGGCATCAGCAGTCAGCGCGGGCGTCGCGCCGCGCATCCATTAAAAGGACTTTGA
- the msrA gene encoding peptide-methionine (S)-S-oxide reductase MsrA yields MKNILGAVLAMTLLGLAGQCSAFSLGGTGDAVVIAPPALDERNPAPSETAVFAGGCFWGVQGVFAHVKGVQRAVSGYAGGAAQTADYQRVSEGDTGHAESVQVTFDPAQVSYGSLLQIYFSVAHDPTELNRQGPDSGTQYRSALFPQTPEQQRVAQAYIAQLDAGRAFAKPIATRLEPDQTFYPAEAYHQDFLAEHPGYPYIVINDLPKVAHLKQLFPERYQEQPIRVKTGG; encoded by the coding sequence ATGAAGAACATTCTGGGTGCAGTGCTGGCAATGACCTTGCTGGGGCTGGCGGGGCAGTGCTCGGCCTTTTCCCTTGGCGGTACCGGTGACGCGGTGGTGATCGCACCGCCAGCGCTGGATGAACGCAATCCGGCCCCTAGCGAGACGGCGGTATTTGCCGGTGGTTGCTTCTGGGGTGTGCAGGGCGTGTTCGCCCATGTCAAAGGGGTGCAGCGCGCGGTGTCCGGTTATGCCGGGGGCGCGGCGCAGACGGCGGACTATCAGCGGGTCAGCGAAGGTGACACCGGGCATGCCGAGTCGGTGCAGGTGACCTTCGATCCGGCCCAGGTCAGCTACGGCAGCTTGCTGCAGATCTACTTCTCGGTGGCCCACGACCCTACCGAACTCAATCGCCAGGGGCCGGACAGCGGCACCCAGTACCGCTCGGCGCTGTTCCCGCAGACACCCGAGCAACAACGGGTGGCCCAGGCCTACATCGCCCAGCTCGATGCAGGGCGGGCGTTCGCCAAGCCCATTGCCACCCGCCTGGAACCGGACCAGACCTTTTACCCGGCGGAGGCCTATCACCAGGATTTTCTTGCCGAGCACCCTGGCTATCCCTACATCGTGATCAATGACCTGCCCAAGGTGGCGCACCTCAAGCAGCTGTTTCCCGAGCGTTACCAGGAACAGCCGATACGGGTGAAGACTGGCGGCTGA
- a CDS encoding sensor histidine kinase, producing the protein MRLTLTQRLSVVFALLLLVCCSTSAWLQVRSSRMHELEVVQGLSRDLAGHIAQDTQLMDANGLMPNALRTLFGQLMLVNPSVEVYLLDTQGRVMGNAAPAGRLRREQVDLAPIRRLLAGDPLPILGDDPRSPDGRKVFSAAPLMVAGKQAGYLYVVLLSEEHDRLAERGATGAALNIALWSIALVALLCLIAGLTAFALITRPLRTLTERVGHFDIEGASPPLEPTPPAQPKNGSLDEIAILDATFRQMQTRLNEQWRTLTRQDQERRELVANISHDLRTPLSSLHGYLETLSLKDASLSAEERRRYLGIALDQSRKVGGLAQALLELVRLEHGFVQPVLESFSLTDLLQDIFQKFELAAEARQVQLKADFAPGAWSVCADLGLIERVLTNLVDNALRHTPGSGEIEIGLRADGPEVQVRVSDSGPGIAEHLREGLFLRPFTIGGARRDGGLGLRIVHRILQLHGSSIRLEDLPGRGATFCFALPVQARTAEEWARQSRASQ; encoded by the coding sequence ATGAGGCTGACCCTGACCCAGCGCCTGTCCGTGGTGTTCGCCCTGTTGCTGCTGGTGTGCTGCTCCACCTCGGCCTGGCTGCAGGTGCGCTCCAGCCGCATGCATGAACTGGAAGTGGTCCAGGGCCTGTCGCGGGACCTGGCCGGGCATATCGCCCAGGACACCCAGCTGATGGATGCCAACGGCCTGATGCCCAACGCCCTGCGTACGCTGTTCGGCCAGCTGATGCTGGTCAACCCCAGTGTCGAGGTGTACCTGCTGGACACCCAGGGACGCGTGATGGGCAACGCCGCCCCTGCCGGTCGCCTGCGCCGCGAACAGGTGGACCTGGCGCCAATCCGGCGCCTGCTGGCTGGCGACCCACTGCCGATCCTTGGCGACGACCCGCGCAGCCCGGACGGACGCAAGGTGTTCAGCGCAGCGCCGTTGATGGTTGCCGGCAAGCAGGCGGGTTATCTGTACGTGGTGCTGCTCAGCGAGGAACACGACCGCCTGGCCGAGCGCGGCGCCACGGGTGCGGCCTTGAACATCGCCTTGTGGTCGATCGCCCTGGTGGCGCTGTTATGCCTGATCGCCGGCCTCACGGCCTTCGCCCTGATCACCCGGCCATTGCGCACCCTGACCGAACGGGTCGGCCACTTCGACATCGAGGGTGCTTCGCCGCCACTGGAGCCCACGCCACCAGCTCAACCCAAGAACGGTAGCCTGGATGAAATCGCCATACTCGATGCCACGTTCCGCCAGATGCAAACCCGGCTCAACGAACAGTGGCGCACCCTGACCCGCCAGGATCAGGAGCGTCGTGAGCTGGTGGCGAACATTTCCCACGACCTGCGCACGCCACTGTCGTCCCTGCATGGCTACCTGGAAACCCTGTCGCTCAAGGACGCCAGCCTGAGTGCCGAGGAGCGTCGGCGCTACCTGGGCATCGCCCTGGACCAGAGCCGCAAGGTCGGCGGCCTGGCCCAGGCGCTACTGGAACTGGTGCGCCTGGAACACGGTTTCGTCCAGCCGGTGCTCGAGAGCTTTTCCCTGACCGACCTGCTGCAAGACATCTTCCAGAAGTTCGAACTGGCCGCCGAGGCGCGCCAGGTGCAGCTCAAGGCCGACTTCGCCCCGGGTGCCTGGAGCGTCTGTGCCGACCTGGGGCTGATCGAACGGGTGCTGACCAACCTGGTGGACAATGCCCTGCGCCACACCCCCGGCAGTGGCGAGATAGAGATCGGCTTGCGCGCCGACGGCCCAGAGGTGCAGGTACGAGTCAGCGACAGCGGTCCCGGCATTGCCGAGCACCTGCGCGAAGGCCTGTTCCTGCGTCCCTTCACCATTGGTGGCGCCCGCCGTGACGGCGGCCTGGGCTTGCGCATCGTGCATCGCATCCTGCAACTGCATGGCAGCAGCATCCGCCTGGAGGACCTGCCCGGGCGCGGCGCGACCTTCTGCTTCGCCCTGCCGGTCCAGGCAAGGACCGCCGAGGAATGGGCCAGGCAATCGCGGGCAAGCCAATAG